The Polyangium aurulentum genomic interval TGCAGACGCCGGCCACGCAGTTGTTGCTCAGGCAATCCGAGGGGAAGAGGCATTTCTGGCCGCCCTCGCATTTGCCATTGTTCGGGCCCATGCCGGTCTCGGCGCAGATGCCGCCGCAATCGACGTCGGTCTCGTCCTGATTCGGGGCGCCATCGAAGCAATCCGCCACGAAGCACACCTTGGGGTTGCCCTTGCAAACGCCCCTGTCCTTGCAGTCTCCGGCGCTGTTGCACGCCTTGGTTTCACCGCACGGGTCACAGGAGCCGCCGCAATCCACGTCGGTCTCGGTTCCGTCCTTCGCCAGGTTGGAGCAGCTCGCAGCGAGGCACTTGCCGAATGCGGAGCACTTCGCCCCCCCGGAGCAATCCGTATCGACGAGGCACCGCAGGCACACCCCGCTCTGGCTGCATTTCCCGCTCCCGCCACCGACGGGCGTGCACGCAGCCCCCGTCTTCACCGCCGGCATGTCGGTGTAGCAGTCGTCGGTGAAGCACTCGTTCGACCAGTCATACTTGTCGCTGTTGTCCGCGCGCTCGACCGCTTGGCCATCCTGGCATTGCAGCTCCTTGCAATCCCCGTACACCTGCGTGAACAGGTCGGGCGAGCCGTCCGGCTTGGGGTTCGTCCACTCGCACATTCCCATGGTGCACGCCGGCGTCCCGCAGATGTCGCCGCACTCGGCCGCCATCGTGCAGGTCTTGCCGCCGCCCACCCCGCTCGAGCTGCTCGCAGGCGCGCCCCCCGTCCCACCGCCCGTGCCCGAGCTCGCGCTACTGCTCGCGCCGCCGCCGCTCCCCGAGTACGTGACGTCGAAGCGCTCCACGCACGCGCCCAGCATCGCCAGGGCGCCGACTGCCGCAAGCGGAACGACCAAGTGCCAAGACCTTCGCATCATCGAGGGTATCTCCCTGCCCTGCCCTGCGCCCCCGACGCGCGAGCGCCGAGGCAAGCCTTAGGATCCGCGCCCCTTCGAGGACGAGAACCACCCACACGGAGAGCACACGCCGGTCCCCCGTGGGCCACGTGCGGGTGGGTTGTCCAAGCGGTTCGTCGGAACACGTCGACTGCGATGGTAGCGAATCGAGTCCGAGAGCGCGAGTCCTGAGCAACGACGCCACCGCGATCGACGCCCACCCACCCCGCCCCTGCCCCCTCCGCGCCACTACACGGGCGCCGCCAATTTCAGCCTAGCGCCCGCCCGAGGGCGCGCGGCACCGATTGACAGGGCCAGCACCGCCGAGTACCTCTCCCCATCCCAGCGGCAGCGAGTCTACCTTGGCCGAACCCGTCCTTCGTCCCGCTGCCGAGGTGCTCTACCGCGACGAGCTCGCAGCGCTCGCCGCCGTCGACACCTCCCCCCGCCCCCGCGGCTGGCGCTTGTCGCCCCGCGCCGTCCGCACGTTCGTCCTCGGATCCGGCGGCGAACCCCTCCCGCGCCCCGACGGCGACGGCGACATCGTCATCACCCAGAAGTTCTTCGGCGACGACGCCCTGGTCGAGCGCGCCATCGTCACCCTCGCCTCCCCCCGCGCGCTCCTGCTCGTCGGCGAGCCCGGCACGGCGAAGTCCATGCTCTCGGAGCTGCTCGCCGCCGCCGCCACGGGCACGAGCCTGCTCACCGTGCAGGGCAGCGCGGCCACCACCGAGGACCAGATCAAGTACTCGTGGAACTACGCCCTCCTGCTCGCCAAGGGCCCGGGCCGCGAGGCGCTCGTCCCCTCGCCCCTCTACACGGCCATGCGCGAGGGCAAGATCGCGCGCTTCGAGGAGCTGACACGCTGCCCCGTCGAGGTGCAGGACGGCCTCGTCAGCGTGCTCAGCGACAAGGTGCTCCTCGTGCCCGAGCTCCCGGGCGACGAGGGCGTGCTCTTCGCCCGCGAGGGCTTCAACCTCATCGCGACGGCCAACTCGCGCGACCGCGGCGTCAGCGAGATGAGCGCGGCCTTGAAGCGCAGGTTCAACTTCGAGACCGTGCGCCCCATCCGCGATCTCGCCGTGGAGGTGGCGCTCGTCGAGCGCGAGGTCGAGAAGCTCCTCGTCGCCGCCGGCGCCTTCGTGCCCCTGCCCCGCGACACGGTGGAGCTGCTCGTCACGGCCTTCCAGGAGCTGCGCGCGGGCAAGAGCCGCGAGGGCGTCCACCTCGATCAGCCCGCGAGCGCGCTGTCGACCGCGGAGGCGATCGCAACGCTCTACACGGCCGCGCTGCACGCGCACTACTACGGCTCGGGCACCCTCGGCGTCGACGAGGTCGTGATGCACCTGCCCGGCGCCGTGCTCAAGGACGCGACCGAGGACGCGCCGCGCCTGCGCCGCTACTTCGAGACCGTCGTGCGCGAGCGCGCCGAGAAGCGCGGAGGCGCCTGGGCCGCGCTTCTCGAGGCGGCGCGCAAGCTCGGCCGAGATCCATGACCGCGCCCGACCGCTCCGCCGACGCCGAGGCCGTCGGGCGCGAGGTCTCGGAGCGGCTCGGGCTCGACACCGACCTCGCCTTCTTCCCCG includes:
- a CDS encoding ATP-binding protein — protein: MAEPVLRPAAEVLYRDELAALAAVDTSPRPRGWRLSPRAVRTFVLGSGGEPLPRPDGDGDIVITQKFFGDDALVERAIVTLASPRALLLVGEPGTAKSMLSELLAAAATGTSLLTVQGSAATTEDQIKYSWNYALLLAKGPGREALVPSPLYTAMREGKIARFEELTRCPVEVQDGLVSVLSDKVLLVPELPGDEGVLFAREGFNLIATANSRDRGVSEMSAALKRRFNFETVRPIRDLAVEVALVEREVEKLLVAAGAFVPLPRDTVELLVTAFQELRAGKSREGVHLDQPASALSTAEAIATLYTAALHAHYYGSGTLGVDEVVMHLPGAVLKDATEDAPRLRRYFETVVRERAEKRGGAWAALLEAARKLGRDP